The sequence GCGTCGGGCCTCTCCCACGCCCCGTCCCACACCTTCTCCCTCGGCCACTTCCCGACCCCGATCCACAGGTGGAGCCTGCCCGACCTGCCCAAGGGCACGGAGGTGTGGATCAAGCGGGACGACCTCGCCGGCATGCAGCTGAGCGGCAACAAGGCGCGGAAGCTCGAGTTCCTCGTGGCGGACGCCGCCGCGCGGGGCGCCGACTGCGTCGTCACCGCCGGCGGCATCCAGAGCAACCACTGCCGGGCGACCGCCGTGGCCGCCAAGTACGCCGGCCTCGACTCCTATCTGATACTCTGCACCTCCAGGCTCCTCGTGGACCAGGACCCCGGTCTCGTCGGCAACCTGCTCGTCGAGAGGCTGCTGGGCGCGCACGTCGACCTGGTCTCGCAGAGAGAATTTTTGAAGTTCGGGAGCGTGGCTCTGACTGAACTGCTGAAGAAGAGGCTCCTGGAAGAAGGCCGGCGGCCGTACGTGATCCCTGCCGGCGGATCAAACGCACTGGGGAATTGGGGATACATCGAAGCAGTCAGGGAGATTGAGCAGCAAATTCAGTTATCCGGGGGCGATGTTCAGTTCAACGACATTGTCGTCGCGTGCGGCAGCGGCGGGACCGTCGCCGGCCTCGCTTTGGGGTCGCAGCTGAGTGGCCTGAAGGCCAAAGTCCACGCCTTCTCTGTCTGCTATGGCCCTAAATACTTCTATGACTGTGTTCAGGGTCTGATCGATGAGCTTCAGTCTGGTCTAAACTCACATGATATAGTCAGCATTGAAGATGCCAAGGGCTTGGGTTATGCCAAGAGCACGGGTGATGAACTTAGATTTGTGAAGGATGTCGCTGCGGCAACAGGCATCGTGCTCGATCCGGTCTACACCGGGAAGGTGGCATACTGTATGGTGAAGAACATGTCAGATAATCCAGGCAGGTGGGAAGGGCGAAGGGTCCTCTTTGTGCACACCGGTGGTCTCCTTGGGTTGTATGATAAGGTGGATCAGTTGTCGTCTTTGGCCGGGGGCTGGCGCAGAATGGACCTTGAAGAACCTGTGCTCCATGCAAATTTCAACTAGGACTGGCTGTTTATCTTTTGTGGGATGTGTTGCTGATTTTGTGCACCCACGACCATAGCAATTGAATACTACTTATGGGAATTGATTTGTGTTTTTTTCTGTCAGGATGATCTGATTTCCAGTGATAGCTTTTAACAAATCGATACTGAGGTTTAGCTTCGCGAATATGATTGATTTCCCATGCTTTATTTCTGGCCACACATATGCTCGATCAGCTTCAAATCAATAACCGCGCCCCGCTATCTGATAAAATGGCTGTTGTTCTAGCAACCAATGCTACAGATTCCTATATGCCGGGCAACTCAGGCCAACCATCTCTTTGATCAGATAAATTTGCCATGCCATTAGTGCAGGATTCCTTCACATATCCAGAGATTGAAATAAAGAGGCTGGTAGATTGGCAAAAGGAAGCGATGATTGGAAATAGGAAACCTGTAATTTTTATGAATTCAGGTCATGCTTCCTGCTCTGTTTTCTTTTGTTCTGTATAATCAGCCTTATGGCATAATAATCATGCATGTAACATACATGTTTATCTAATCAATGAATACCCCTGAGGGTGTTTTCCTTAAAAAAAACAGTGTGTTTAGAAACTTGCAAATTTTACACATACCATTTGCTGTCTCAAATGAAGGTTAATTTGTACTGAATGCTGGGTTGAGCTCGCAAGCGTAACACAGCATTAAGAGGGATTTACTACATTGTACTCCTCTGTAAAGTGTGATCTAAacgctccgtcccaaaataagtgtcttaactttgtactaacttaatacaaagttgtactaagcttgagacagttattttgggacggagggagtattaaattcTCACATAAGGAGAGTATAGGCTTGCAGTTGCAGTAGTGAAAAAGTTTGGCTACTAGACATAATGTATCTAAAAATTAGATGTTAGTTTAAGTTTAACACAAAATTAACTAATCTCAACCTACTATCATACTATTGGTAAATTGCGTGCGTGAATTGCAACTCTCCTAAAAGTAGGTAAGGTCATGTTTCATACTTGTAAAACTGCACCACCCAAAATCAGCAACCATTTACTTGTACTGAAAGCTAAGAATACTGAACCACCATGATATACCAAGACCAGCCACCAGTTTTCTAGTGTATTCTGGTGAACTCTTGTGCTACAAGTTAAGCACATTTAGTTCATGGGCTGCTATTCTAGAAAAAGGAAAAGCTCATGTGCAGTCTTCATCATTATTTAGATATATTAAAACTGAGCACCCTCCCAGCCCTCTCAAGCCATTAGCGTTTGCATCCATTGGATCCTTAATTCAATGCATTTATGGCCGTTGGATATGCTCTGGATCGCCCTCAGTTCGTTGTTAACATCTGCCAGGTGTTATGGGCCGCTGCTCTGGTCGCATTTTTCGGCCTATGTGGTAAACTTCAGCCTAATGGGCCGTTGTCCTCTTCCGGACCCGTAGCAGCATAAGTgcctttttccaaaaaaaaatacaTTATCTCAATCGGCAGAGTCGCGTGCCTCCCATctatacctggccaaacctcgggccgggccgggcttcgggctgggcctagccaagcccgacacaaaaaacccaggcccgggcccggcccggcccggccatcgggcctgtgtttctgggcccgagcccggcccgaacacctaaaagcccgtcgggcttcgggccggcccggcccgaccttcacAAAACTGCAAAAACGACAGGCctgggcccggcccggcccggccttcgagctcaaaaactaggcccgagcccggcccgggggcagcgtcgggccgggccggccgggccgggcttcccatggccaggactactcCCATCCCTTCGCTCGGCGGCTCTCTCCAGATGCGATCGGCATGCATGACAACCGATGCCGCCATGCCGGACTAGAGCGACGATCCATGGCGACCGCGCTGGTTCGTGAAGCGCCTCGCCGGGCGATGGGGCACTGGGTTGGCTCGATCCGTTCGATTGCACAGCACGGGATGATGGTCTGTGGCGGCAAACATGCATCCGTCCTTTGAAGTTCTATTGCCAACTGACGATGATTGATGGAGAGTTTATTCGGCCATTACTAACAGTCAATGTGCGGACTGCTGGTTATTGTAGGTCAGTTACAGTTGGTGATTCATAATTTTCATTCAACTTATACACGCCTATATCATCCCAACTGTGccgctgctcgttccccactctcCTCACTCCCGAAAACCAATCTCAAGCAACAATATGTTATTCTCATGTCTCCTTCCTGCATCTCCTCTTCCCTAATACTTCCTCCAACTTTGGAATTTGTTTTGTTTACTGATGTTGTTCTTCGTGCCCACGAAAAAAACGCAGGTTCTGTACAAGACGAATCAGGCACACACTATTGGCTTTCTTACCTTTTTTCCAGCTGAATCTGTCGATATCCAATGGTTACCGGACAGGTTAGTATGAGTTTGCTCTTATGTCTTGTTTAACTAAATTTATGCCTAAACTCAATATATGTGTCTATGTACTTTCTAATCGTATGATGTGATGTTACTCTAACTATTTAAAATAATTGCATCCTATCGAGCAGGTTATTTAGCAAGTGAAAAATGCGAGAAAGAATTGTACAAGGCGTTGATGCGTCGACATCACACTGTGAATCAAATGAAAATATTGTGGGTCACTCTGACGTTGTTGCTCGCCGCCGTCGCACTAGCTTTTGCATGTGGTGTTCCTCTCCTTGCTGTACTAGGGAGGAGGGACCAtggttcttgttgcatcctactcACTTAGGTGAGCACGTTTTCTGATTGACTTCTGGATCAACTTGAAACTGGGATGTTAGGTTTCATGCTTTTCCTCATGACAGTCGTTTTTCTGTCAGATGAGATCTCACATTAGTTCTGTGTTGCATCTGAGAGACATAGTAAGATTTTTGAAGCTCTGATGTTTACTATAGACGGTGTGTGGGGTAGCTGAAAGATTGAGAATCTGTACGTAGCTGTGGCTAATGAAGCTGACTTGCACTCCCCAATTGTGTTACCATATGCCATGTCATATACTCTATTTTTTGTGATGAGAATTGCTCTGAATATACATCCACGTTAAAGATCTCAGTATAAATGTGGCGAAAATTATTTATAATGTGATTTATTCTGAATATACTGATAGATTGCTTTGGATCGGATAGGTTAGATCTTTCGGTACACCTACCTTCTCCTGGTGTGGATGAACTCGATCCAGCGCCGACCATGGTGGTGTGGAGACGGCGGCGATGTGGACTgagatggtggcggcggagcttcCCGTCGGCCTAGCGCAAAACCCTAGATCAGATTGGTGTGTCGGTGGTGTTGTGGTGGAcggtcaacctcttaatccgtgcCCCGGCACCCCACCTCTTTATATTGCGCTGgcgacaggggcccaccaaccatggtttggttgggcgcccccgatcagggcacgagtcaggggcccgtttgacccgttgggttcgaacgggatagagatcaacctaacattctcccccttgatctcaactttacttttaactttatactttctagtttatttgtttcatcacatattggtacatagagcatgtttcatcgtcacagctcaattgccgatagaatcattcaggtacaacatacgttttgttcagaaacaaattctgttccttttgggcctatccaggaatcataaggctttcccttaaacccatgtcGGCTAAGTGTttcttgaacacattgggtggtaagcctttcgttagcggatccgcaagcatatctttTGTCTTTATATGCTCaagacttatagtttgatcctggattttatctttcacaacataatactttatctctattgttttggcagcattactcgacttgttgttgtgagcgtaaaatacCGCGGGCTAATTGTCGTTAGTGGTTTGTGAAtgcaatctaccactttcaagtcgggtacacatttctttagccatatcgcctgccccgtggcatcgaagcatgctatgaattctgcatacatcgtggatgatgcaactgtcgactgtttggagcttttccacgaaatagctcccgCAGCGAGGGTGAATACGTATtctgacgtggattttctatcatctttgtcccccgcaaaatctgcgtctgaatacccttttatctctagggaatcagaTCTCATGTAtgttagcatgtagtccttcgtgccttgcgcataacgcaatgctttctttaccatcttctagtgctctatgcctggattctcttgatatctaccgagtaccccggtgataaaggctaagtcagggcgagtgcacacttgtgcatactgtaagctgccaactgccgaagcatatggtactcctttcatttgatcgatctcataCTGATTCTTGGGACATTGAAATTTCCCAAAATTGtcgcccttaactataggagcaggtgtggctttactcgcatgcatattatactttttaagaaccttttctaaatatgctttctgcgatagtcctaagactccattgtttctatctcggtgaatttctatgcccaaaacatatggtgcttcaccaagatctgttatgtcaaaattcgaggataagaacttctttgtttcttgtagtagactaacatcactgctagcaagcagaatgtcatccacatacaagattaggaaaatatatttcccatttttaaactttgcataaatgcagttatcctcaatattttctttaaatccaaagcttttaatcgtttgattaaactttaaataccactgcctagaggcttgctttaatccataaatggatttcttgaggtggcatcccatattttccttgccttccatgataaaacccttgggctGTTTCATGTAGACATTTTCCTTTAAATCTCCGTTGAGAAATgtcgtctttacatccatttgatgtaactctaaatcaaaatgagcaactaatgccattatgattctaaaggaatccttacatgagaccgGAGAAAATGTCTCtttgtaatctatcccttctctttgtgtaaatccttttgctacgagtcgtgctttatatttttctatattccctttagagtcatacttaattttgtagacccatttgcagcctactgatttggctcctttaggaatttcctctaagtcccaaacatctttggaactcattgatttcatctcgtcttccattgccttcatccacatctatgaatgagggcttctcatggcttcttcatatgaggtgggatctttttccatatgaaccatttctgtgttataaactttaaagtcagtagaaatagctgactttcttggtcttgtagaccttctaagggcctcagtttctggcacattctgtgcctcaacttctggcacttcttctaaaatttgctgctgcacctccctttcatgctcaacaacgggttcagttggcttctgacggacaggttccgggtctgcccccatagttgtcatgggtggagttgcaactggtagtgagaaaaatggctcctgaatcatcggattaggtgcatgcaccctcttctcctcaagatcaattttccgagctaccaagcccccccccctcatcatttcgtcctctaagaagactgcatgtctcgtttctacaaactttgtatatctgtctgggcagtagaaacgaaaacactttgatctgtctggatagccaatgaagtggcaactcactgttttgggatctaactttccaatgtttggattaaacattttggcctcagcagggcacccccacaccctgaagtgttgtagggatggcacccttcctgtccatagctcgtacggtgttttgggcaccgacttgcttggtactctattgagaatgtgaatgacggttttaagcgcctccatccataatcccaatggcaagttggaataactcatcatgctgcgcaccatatccataagtgtacggttgcgcctttcagctactccattttgctgaggtTCGCCCGGCATTGAATACTGGGCAACAATGCCAGTCTCCTACAAGAACTTtgcaaaaggtccagggacttggccatatggagtgtgccgaccgtagtactctcccccacAGTCGGACCTaactatctttattcttttatcatgctgattttcaacttcagctttgaatattttaaatttatccaacgcttcagatctttctttgattggataaatatatccatagcgagagtaatcatctgtgaatgttatgaacgagtcatatccatccacacttttcaccggaaatggtccacaaatatcagtgtggatgatttctagtgtgcctgtgctatggattgcaccttttttgatttgttttacgtACTTTCCTTTAACGCAATCTATGCATTATTCTAAGTCTGAAAATTCTAACGGAGGAAGAATTCcacttttgactaatctttctattctccccttcgaaatatggcccaagcgacagtgccataatttcgatgagtcaaatgttccttttcttttcttttgctcttTATTCGACACGGAAACATTTTCTTTCACATTGCAAACGGAATAAACTTTTTCACGAAGtgataacaaataaagctcatcatgtagtaaagcatcacccacataagcattattataccaaatggcacacttgccatgtccaaaatgacattcataattatctttgtccaaacaagaaacactaattaagtttctatgacatgatggaacaaatAAAACATCTCTAAGTAGAAGATTGAATCCGCCACTAACTCCAAGGAGATGTCACCGACAACTTCAACTTCTGCTTCAACTCCGTTTACCACTTCAATGCGTCTTTCGCTTCTTAGCGTAGTTCGCGTCGAATGGAATCCCTGTAAAGAATTTGCAACATGAATAGTTGCTCCTGAATCAATCCACCAAGTGGATTTTGAAAACTGTGTATACAAGGATTCATTTACAAATGAAACTA comes from Triticum aestivum cultivar Chinese Spring chromosome 5B, IWGSC CS RefSeq v2.1, whole genome shotgun sequence and encodes:
- the LOC123117327 gene encoding putative D-cysteine desulfhydrase 1, mitochondrial, with the protein product MALSTCILPSFSPQAAVLRRTSTVANAAAARIGGFLSSKPYAPPPWASGLSHAPSHTFSLGHFPTPIHRWSLPDLPKGTEVWIKRDDLAGMQLSGNKARKLEFLVADAAARGADCVVTAGGIQSNHCRATAVAAKYAGLDSYLILCTSRLLVDQDPGLVGNLLVERLLGAHVDLVSQREFLKFGSVALTELLKKRLLEEGRRPYVIPAGGSNALGNWGYIEAVREIEQQIQLSGGDVQFNDIVVACGSGGTVAGLALGSQLSGLKAKVHAFSVCYGPKYFYDCVQGLIDELQSGLNSHDIVSIEDAKGLGYAKSTGDELRFVKDVAAATGIVLDPVYTGKVAYCMVKNMSDNPGRWEGRRVLFVHTGGLLGLYDKVDQLSSLAGGWRRMDLEEPVLHANFN